From the genome of Deinococcus ruber:
TCTGGAGGATGGTCCCGAAATTCCCGCCCAAATCGCCTTTCCAGGTGATGGCATGGGTCGCCGGGTAGTAGATGTAGGGGTTGACCGGGCCATTCGCGCCATTTCGAATGCCCTGATAGCGGCCGTCATCACGGATGCGCAGGTCACCATAGTCCAGCAAAAAGCCGTTGAATTCTGAGCAGGTATACAGTCCAGCGGGGAGTCGTGCCGCGCTGGGAACAGGGTGGGCAGCGGAGGGAGCAGGCCGGGCAACTGGAACAGGAGAAGCCGGGTGGGTGGGGGTGGTGGTCGCAGGCATCGCTACCGTTGCCGGGTTGACGGTCTTTCCGGGCGTTGCAGGGGTCACTCCTCCCTTGGCCGGCATGACCATGGCTGCCTCCTGCTCGAAGACAGCGGCGAGTTTTTCGTCGGCGGTCGCTTCGTCGTCAGGTTGATTGGCGCGGTGAAAGGCGTTGGCAGCCTGTTGATAGGCCTGTTCTGCCAGGTTCAGTTGGTGCGTGGACATGGCGGCATCTCCAGCTCGCACATACACGGCAGCGGCCTGCGCTGGATGTCCGGCCGCCAGCAGGGCAGCAGCCTGCTTCAGCAGCAGGGCTGTAGTGTCCTGAATGGTGGCCAGCAAGTCTGGTCGACTGGCCGTGGCAGACGGAGCGAAACAGCAGGAGCACAGCAGGAAGGCAAGGGACACGGGTCGTGGCATGAATCCTCCGGTGGACCTGTCGCCTCAGCGACGAAAACGGGGTGGCAGGGGAGCTCAAGCGATGATACGTCCGCCTGCCGCACGCTGCAATGCGGCGTCATCGAGCGCCGGGAGATCGTAGTGTGAAGGAACGTGTCTGCCCTGGAACGACAAGAGGATCGGGTCACGCTACCCTGCTGAACCGTTACGCAGGAACGAACGGACGAGGCTGCGAGAACGCTGCAAGAGTTGATATGCGATCTTCGTGTATGTTTCTGAGCAGGCAGCGTCCTGGTGCGGCTGCGAGAGAAAAGGGTGGGGGATGACCGAGACGCACAGCGCGACGCAGCAGGAGCATCTGTTTCAGCAAGGTGCCTATCTTGAGCTGATTGAATTGCTCAAGGACGTGGCAGAGCGCACGGCGCGTCAGCAGACGCTCTTGGGGTTGGCGTATTTCCGGCTAGGGCGGATGCAGGACAGTCGACCGCTCTTGGCCGCTGCGCTGAAGGCCCGCGAGCCGGAAGCCATGGTGGAATGGGGGAACTTTCTGCGGGCGCAGGGTCGCTTTGCCGAAGCGCAGCGATACCTGAGTGACCTGCTGCCCGAGCTTTCGGGGGAATTGGCCTTTCGAGCGCTGCGTTGGCTGGGCGTGTGCGAACACAAGTTGGGACTTCCAGGGGCGCTGGAGCATATCGAGGCAGCTCGGAATGGGTATCTGCGCCTGGGGGATGTGGAGATGGCCGCGCGGACGGAATTTAACCTGGCGGTGTCGTATGCGCTCAATGGGCATGCCCGGCAGGCCATGACGCTGCTGCAGTCCGCATTGCCGATTCTGGAGCAGCAGCCGAATCCATATGTGGCGTTGAGTGCGCTGGCGGCGTTGAGCGACGTGCAGCTGGAGTTGCAACTGTATCAGGAGGCGGTGCCGGTCCTGGCGAAGGTGGCCGCCCGGGCCGAGGCATTGGGCAGTGTGTATACCCAGGTGCGGACGTCGATTCAAACCGCGCAGCTGCACCTGGTGTGTGGCCAGGAAGCGCTGTTCCTGGAGCACATCCAGCGCGCCTTAACCCTCAACCAGGTGGCGCACGACAGTTCAATGGACGAATTTGCCTTGTCGTATCTGGCGGACTCCCACAGTCGGCACGGGGATCACCGCCAAGCGGCGGACATCCTGCTGCGGATGCATAGTTTGGGGTCGGTGCAGGCACCGTCGCTGCTCGTGCAGTTGATGGAAGCGATGCTGGCGCGGCGGCGCGGCGATCTGGTGGGGGCGTTGCGCCAAGTAATAACGGTGCAGGAAGCGGCCGCTGACCAGAACCACGCGCTGTTAGGGGCGCGTGCCGGATTGCAACGGCTGTTTGTGCTGTACCTGATGCGGGACGTGACCCAGGTACGCGCCCTTCTCCCTGAGGCGCTGCATGCGGTGATGCGCTTTGGCACTGCGCAGGCCCCGCTGGATATGCGGCATGACTTGCCGGAACTGGCGGATCTGTTCGTCTTTGCGGCGGAGGACCCGATGAGTGCGCCGCTCGTCGCGTCGCTGCTGGCCGTTGAGCGGGGATCTGCAGCGGTGCAGCCACCAGCGCCCGTGTCCCAGTTGGAACTGCTGGTGCTGGATCAGCAGACCGCCTTGAAGGATGGGGTGCCGTTGGCGTTCGGGTCCAAGGTAGCGGTGGCCATGTTGCTGTATATGGCGATGGTGCCTGGGGCCACGCCGCAGCACTTGGTGGAGGCGTGCTTTCCAGGCGACCCGCCCCGGGTGGCCCAGCTTCGACTGAGACGTGTTCTGGAAGACATTGAGCGGGTGGCTGGGCCATTGGTGGTGCTGTCGGGGCCGTATGACGACGTGACATATCAGGTGTCCACGCGCGTGGTGGTGTCGAGCGACCTACAGCAGCTGCGCTTGCTGTTCGCGAACAACGACGTACGGTACCGAGGGGTGGTGTTGCCCAGGTTGGACGCGCTGCCGTGGGTGGCGGCGCTGAGGTCCGAGGTGCAGGCCAGCGTGCGCAAGATTCTGAACGGCCTGTTGCCCGCGGCACTTCAGCACCGCGATGCGATGCGCGTCATGCAGCTGTGTGAACAGGGACTGCTGTATTTTCCGGGTGACCGGGCGCTGAGCGAAGCATCCAAAACGGCAGCGTTGACCGTTTCTGAGGCGGCGATGGAGCAGCCGCTGCGGTTCACCTTTGATTCTACGCGCACCTGATCGTGGCGACTCAACGCAGGCTGCCTCGCTTGTGTGTTGAAGTAGGTGCACCGAAGGCATCGTTGCCGCCCAGCTTTACTACACACTCATGAATAGTCCACACCATGAGGCAGGTCTTCTCGGAGCGCGATCCGTCCGGAAGATGGAGGCACGTATGACCAGCGAACTGAGACCACGTACAGCTGTTGTCAATGCTCCACTGTGGGGCGGCCGGGCACGCGATTGGGCTGACATTCAAGAAGGACAGTGCCGAAGCGTGTATGTGGCTGCGTTTGATCGCCTTCGACTGTCCCCGGGATGCGAGCACCTTGACGCCGGCTGCGGTGCCGGAATGGCCGCCCAACTCTCTGCCGGGCGGGGCGCGTCGGTTCGGGGGCTTGATGCCTCGCCGAACTTGCTGGCGATTGCCCAGGAACGTGTGCCGTCCGCAGCGTTTCTGCTGGGAGAGCTCGAAGCCCTGCCGTACGCAGACCACACCTTCGATCTGGTGACTGGCTTCAATTCGTTCCAATACGCGGGCAATCCTGGCATTGCACTGAGTGAAGCGAAGCGGGTGGCGAAGCCGGGCGGCCAGGTGCTGATCGTGACGTGGGGTACGCCGGAAGGGATGGAGGCCGCGTCCTTGATCCGGGTGCTGGGGCCGCTGATGCCGCCCCCACCTCCCGGCGCCCCCGGCCCCTTTGCCCTGTCAGACGAACCCGCACTGCGGGCATTCGCCATTGGGGCAGGTTTGGAACCGCTGGAGGTCTTTGACGTGCCTTCACCGTGGCACTACGCCGATCTCTCCACAGCGCTGCGCGGGCTGTTGTCATCTGGGGTCGCCGCCCGTGCCGCTGCACATTCCGGCGAGGACGCGGTGAATGCGGCGCACAGCCGAGTGCTGGAGCCGTACCGCCAGCCTGATGGCAGCTACACCATCGGCGCGAGCTACCGATGCCTGACGGCACGCGCCTGATCTCCAGGGTTAGATCGTCTTTTGGGGCTGTTCAGCGGCATCGCGCGGGCTGCTGAGCGGTTGCCTTGCTCTCCCCCATTCGTTGGTCGTTTTCCGTCACAGCTTCTGGGCCGTCTGCTGTGCTCGTTTGAGGTCCGCGAAGGCGGCGGCTCGCATGTGCTGGAGGTAGGAGTTGTCTGGGAGCCGCCGCTGGCTGGGGTCCCGGTCTCGGATGAGCGCTTGTGCGCCCCGCAGATCTCCTTGGTGGAGACGGATGTGCAGTGCGTGGATGTCGGTGGTCAGCTGCACATGTGGGGCGAGATGGTACGTCGGGGCGTTGTGCGGGCCGTGTTTTTCGATCACGGGGCCGAGCTTGTCTGCGAGTTCGGCGAGGGCTTTGCGGGTGTAGTTGCTGGCGGCTTGGGCGGGGCGGTCTGGGAAAAGGGTCGATTGGATGTCGGTGCGTTGGCGGCCGGGATGGAGGGTGATGTAGAGCAGTACCGCGACGGTGTCTCGCAGGGTGAAGGGGATGAGCTGGCCGTCTTTGAACAACATGGGCGGCCCGAGGACCAGGGCGTCGAGATGGACCGTCGGTGTGTGCTGGGTGGGCTGGGCGATGCCGACCTGGAGGAAGCGGGCGAGGGCGTCCGACATCGTGGGGTCGTGGCGGGCGAAGTCCCAGAGGGGTGTGAGTTCGTCGAGGTCGAGGCGGAGTTCAAGGGGGCCGCCGGGGAGGCCGAAGGTGCTCGCTTGCTCGAGGGCGGGCGTGAGGAGCGTGCGCACGCGCTGAAAGTCGTGTTGTGCGTGTGCGATCAGGGCCTGTTGCAGCGCGGCACGGACCGCCGTGACCGCATCGCCGCGTTGCTGGGCCTGCGCGTGGGCGTCGTCGAACAGGTGTGTGGCGTCGAGCGCCTGACCTTGTCGACGGAGCAGCATGCCGCGCACAAGCTGCAGTGTTGGGGTGGCGAGTTGAAACCGCTGTGACGCTGTGGCGAGTTGAAACCGCTGTGACGCTGTGTCGAGCTGAGCCTGTGCGTCGGCGTGCTGGCCGCTTCGGGAGGCGAGGTCGGCCAGCATCAGGAGACAGCGGAGGATGCTGGTGAGGTCGCCTGCGGCCTCGTAGTACGCCAGCGCTGACGCAAGGACTTCGTAGGCTGGTTGGCCTTGCAGCCGAAGCAGCAGCGCACTGTGGTACAGAAACGTGGCTTGAAGTTCAGGCTGACCCGGCGTGCGAAGGGGACTCAGGAGGCGCTGCGTGGATGCCGCCCCGTCGTAGTGTCCCTTGATCAGTTGAAGGTGCAGCAGGGTGCTGAGTGTGAGTGCGGCGGCGGCTTCATCTGATCCTATCGGCTCGTCAGTTGGGTATTCTGCATCTATTTGCGTAAGTAGATCTTTTATTTTACTGCGTATGACCATTCTTAGTTCTATTGTTGAATCTGCGTTCATACTGGTATTCCCCTTGCTTCGCCTCTCAATAATCTAGTATGCACGTTCATCTGGGAAATCAGTATTGAAAAATGGTGACTGTTCATCACATAGTGCCGATTTCGCTGCTGATATGACTCCAAAAGAATTTATCTTAATGTTGCAGGTATCAACAAGAGGGCCCTATGGTTGAGCGGGGCATTGCGCCAGAAACGCCTGGATTGCCTGAAATATGGTCTCTGGCTGATCGAGATACACGTAATGGAACGGGCTGGCCAGATGAACGTGCTGTCCCTGCGTTGAGCAGGTCACCAACTCTGTCTGGATGGCCTGCCAGATCTCTTCACGGCGCTGCAGGGCGATATCAAATGGAGGATCCAGGTCCTCCCCTGCGCTGACCCCACGAGAGATGACTAGGAGCGGCAGGTCCCCCAGGCAGCCCGGCCGAGCCGCCGCGTTGCCCTGACACAGCAGGGCGTCGAGGTCGGGACGCTCAGGGTGCTCATGGCGCAGCGCGTGTCGGCGCTCAGCGTCGCTTCGCTGGTCATCTGCTGAAGCAGCCACCGCGAAGCGTGTCAGCTGGTCTGAATGGGAACTGTCCAGCAGCACGAGGGCATGGACCCTGTCAGGGAACTGGCGTGCGTACGCCAGGGCAATCAGGCCGCCAATCGAGTGGCCGATGAGCACGACGGGGTGCTTCGCGTCCACCGCTCGTAGGACGGCTTCCAGTTCCTGCAGGAAGTCGTCGATGGTCCGAGGGTGTGCCGGCGGTGTGCTGTCCTGCATGCCCGCCCGGTCATAGGTCACCACCCGGAAGCGCTGAGCGAGTGCCGGGGCAAGGAACGGGGCGTCGTCCCAGGCGTCGCGCGCCACCAACGTCAGGATGTCTTCCATCCTGTCGCCCGGCCCATGCCACCACGCCGCGGGGGTGCCCAGTCCCGTCAGGAACACCACTGTCGGTGCACCGGAGCCACTCACTTGGACATGAATGTGCCGGCCCCGGTCGTGTGTGGTGATGCGGGAAACGGGTGGGCCACTGGGAGCCGACGGCATGCCCGAGTATAGCCGCGGCGTTCAGGGGCGCCATGGCCGATGACGGTCCGCTTGCGCGTCGCCCGGACGTCTGCTTGGAGCGTTCGCTGGGATCCTCTCTGTGTAGGCACCACACAGCGGCGAGCGTGCCTCAACGAGTGTGTCGGTTCAGCACGAATGCTGGTGCATTGGGAACGGCCCTGGGAATTTCACACTGAACCGCAGAGCGGCGGATACCACGCTCACCATGCTGGACTGGTCCAATTCGCCTGTTGCTCGTGTCTTAAGCGCTGGACCCAGCCTTCAGCGCCATCATCCGCCAGTGGTAACGACATTAGACCTCTTGCAAAAGTTGAGGGCTCTGCTGACGGGGTGGAGTAAGACCGCCTGAGGGGCACGTCGAAAATAAACCGCAATCCGTCCCGCCAACGTACTGAGATTTACCTGAGACCTCTACTGAGATGGAAGCGGTGTTGACGGAGCGCGAACAGCGCCAGACGTTCACGCGAGTCGCCGGTGTAGAACTGGTGGGGGCGCCGGATGTCCGGTGTGTGGCGTACCTTCGGGTGCAGCTCATCGCACCTCCTGCGGCGACCCGCAGATCAAAGACCGGGCCGCGCGCGATCTGGCGCAGGGCACCATCGACCCCAGCTTCGATGGTGTGGTCGATCTGGGATGCGCCTTGCCACCCCCGCCGTCATCCGACTCGGAAACGCGGGTTCTGAGCTTCTAGCCAAACGGCAAGGCACTGTGCTCGGGATTGTTTGGTGAATGCAGAACCGGCCAACTTCTGCCTCACCAGAACTTGGCAGCCGCACTCGATCGCTTTGAAGGAAATGACGGGGCCAACCGGGCGTTCGACATCTTACTGGAAGGGCCGCAGACCTCCT
Proteins encoded in this window:
- a CDS encoding alpha/beta fold hydrolase produces the protein MPSAPSGPPVSRITTHDRGRHIHVQVSGSGAPTVVFLTGLGTPAAWWHGPGDRMEDILTLVARDAWDDAPFLAPALAQRFRVVTYDRAGMQDSTPPAHPRTIDDFLQELEAVLRAVDAKHPVVLIGHSIGGLIALAYARQFPDRVHALVLLDSSHSDQLTRFAVAASADDQRSDAERRHALRHEHPERPDLDALLCQGNAAARPGCLGDLPLLVISRGVSAGEDLDPPFDIALQRREEIWQAIQTELVTCSTQGQHVHLASPFHYVYLDQPETIFQAIQAFLAQCPAQP
- a CDS encoding class I SAM-dependent methyltransferase, which codes for MTSELRPRTAVVNAPLWGGRARDWADIQEGQCRSVYVAAFDRLRLSPGCEHLDAGCGAGMAAQLSAGRGASVRGLDASPNLLAIAQERVPSAAFLLGELEALPYADHTFDLVTGFNSFQYAGNPGIALSEAKRVAKPGGQVLIVTWGTPEGMEAASLIRVLGPLMPPPPPGAPGPFALSDEPALRAFAIGAGLEPLEVFDVPSPWHYADLSTALRGLLSSGVAARAAAHSGEDAVNAAHSRVLEPYRQPDGSYTIGASYRCLTARA